From Geothermobacter ehrlichii, the proteins below share one genomic window:
- a CDS encoding DUF2155 domain-containing protein, translated as MKRAGLVIFVVTVFAAFGLGGCGKQEEKKPKVEARPAKTEVQVRKSTTPVEVPDSVKGHWKAVKISVRDKDAGTEEVYTVDIGHSFELPGAGITFKVNAFLPHFVMDGRKLTSMSNDTRNPAVQVEIKENGKMVFDGWLFSLYPNTHAFKHPRYTFSLVDYIPAEGKKG; from the coding sequence GTGAAAAGAGCTGGTCTCGTGATTTTCGTCGTGACCGTCTTCGCCGCTTTCGGCCTGGGCGGTTGCGGCAAGCAGGAAGAGAAGAAGCCCAAAGTCGAGGCCAGGCCGGCGAAAACGGAGGTTCAGGTGCGCAAGAGCACCACGCCGGTCGAGGTTCCCGATTCGGTCAAGGGACACTGGAAGGCGGTCAAGATCAGTGTCAGAGACAAGGATGCGGGTACCGAGGAGGTCTACACGGTCGACATCGGGCACTCTTTCGAGCTCCCCGGGGCCGGAATAACCTTCAAGGTCAACGCCTTTTTGCCCCATTTCGTAATGGACGGCAGGAAGCTGACTTCGATGAGCAACGATACCCGGAATCCGGCTGTCCAGGTAGAAATCAAGGAGAACGGCAAGATGGTGTTCGATGGCTGGCTCTTCAGTCTCTATCCGAACACCCACGCCTTCAAACATCCCCGCTATACCTTCAGTCTGGTCGATTACATCCCGGCGGAAGGAAAAAAGGGTTGA
- the tadA gene encoding tRNA adenosine(34) deaminase TadA: MAPLWSEIDQAMMQQALIEAERAAGIGEVPIGAVITRGDSIVARAHNRRECDQDPTAHAEMLVIRQAAERLGSWRLLETTLYVTLEPCVMCMGAIILSRIPRLVFACRDPRVGAVGSIYELHRDDRFNHRVEVVEGVLQQECSSLLSGFFRRLRAEKKAARAQKGKTD; the protein is encoded by the coding sequence ATGGCGCCTTTATGGAGTGAAATCGATCAGGCGATGATGCAGCAGGCCCTGATCGAAGCGGAACGGGCTGCCGGGATCGGCGAGGTTCCGATCGGGGCGGTCATCACCCGGGGCGATAGTATTGTCGCAAGGGCACACAACCGGCGCGAATGCGACCAGGATCCGACGGCGCACGCCGAGATGCTGGTCATCCGCCAGGCGGCGGAACGTCTCGGCTCCTGGCGGTTGCTGGAGACGACGCTCTACGTGACTCTGGAACCCTGTGTCATGTGCATGGGGGCGATCATCCTGTCCCGCATTCCGCGGCTGGTTTTCGCCTGCCGGGATCCGCGGGTCGGAGCAGTCGGCTCGATTTACGAACTGCATCGGGACGACCGGTTCAACCACCGGGTCGAGGTGGTCGAGGGTGTGCTCCAACAGGAGTGCAGCTCCCTGCTCAGCGGCTTTTTCCGCCGTCTGCGTGCGGAGAAGAAGGCCGCCAGGGCGCAGAAAGGAAAGACGGACTGA